A genomic region of Platichthys flesus chromosome 4, fPlaFle2.1, whole genome shotgun sequence contains the following coding sequences:
- the picalmb gene encoding phosphatidylinositol binding clathrin assembly protein b isoform X1 codes for MSGQSITDRITAAQHSVTGSAVSKTVCKATTHEIMGPKKKHLDYLIHCTNEMNVNIPQLADSLFERTTNTSWVVVFKSLITTHHLMVYGNERFVQYLASRNTLFNLSNFLDKSGLQGYDMSTFIRRYSRYLNEKAVSYRQVAFDFTKVKRGVDGVMRMMNTEKLLKTIPIIQNQMDALLDFNVNANELTNGVINAAFMLLFKDSIRLFAAYNEGIINLLEKYFDMKKIQCKEGLDIYKKFLTRMTRISEFLKVAEQVGIDRGDIPDLSQAPSSLLEALEQHLASLEGKKVKDSTAASRASTLSNAVSSLASTGMSFTKVDEREKQAALEEEQSRLKALKEQRLKELSKRPSFATTDTSPISTTGGTISTAAAMDLFSTPGCSNGAVKMESDLFDLQSTFQPSMQSASTGHPVATAWADPFTSAEAGDDSMPNLNPFLSKLVVDASHLPVVSSDGVSFSSMTSGHEMFGDRYNPFTDTNSTVSTNYKRTVRIETSVSDSFCGPVSIAQHLPHQAPFPSEPSTVAGLFRGYSTPQQPAGGLQVDFESVFGAKASGSNSVISDDITGGILKPTLAGSNQLCSQQPDRLVSDDLDSSLANLVGNLGIGNGSMKNDIHWSQPGERRMTGGNNWQPKAAPSMTWNPVSMPQSVMAFPATTPTGMMGYGMPPQMGSMGMMNPPTMMYSQPVMRPPNPFGSVSSAQVGARQTDYCTEPLPSEPSAASSPSSQSPLRAPGQDPFAHLSLKDFL; via the exons ATGTCGGGACAGAGCATTACGGACCGGATCACCGCAGCCCAGCACAGTGTAACGGGATCCGCGGTGTCGAAAACGGTGTGCAAGGCCACCACACACGAGATAATGGGGCCGAAAAAGAAGCATTTGGACT ACTTGATCCACTGCACCAACGAGATGAACGTGAACATTCCACAGCTGGCCGACTCGCTGTTTGAGCGGACCACCAACACCAGCTGGGTGGTCGTATTCAAGTCACTTATCACCACACACCACCTCATGGTCTATGGCAACGAG CGTTTCGTCCAGTACTTGGCTTCAAGGAATACACTTTTCAACCTCAGTAATTTTTTGGATAAAAGTGGGTTACAAG GCTATGACATGTCCACATTTATCAGGAGGTACAGTCGATACCTGAACGAGAAAGCTGTTTCATACAGACAGGTTGCCTTTGACTTCACAAAAGTAAAACGCGG AGTGGACGGTGTTATGAGGATGATGAATACAGAGAAGCTGCTCAAGACTATCCCAATAATTCAGAACCAGATGGATGCCCTCCTTGATTTCAAT GTTAACGCCAACGAGCTGACTAATGGAGTCATCAATGCAGCCTTCATGCTCCTCTTTAAAGACTCCATCCGGCTCTTTGCTGCTTACAATGAAGGCATCATCAACCTGCTTG AGAAATATTTTGACATGAAGAAGATTCAGTGTAAAGAAGGTTTGGACATTTACAAGAAGTTTCTCACCCGAATGACCCGGATATCAGAGTTCCTCAAAGTAGCAGAG CAGGTGGGCATTGATCGAGGTGACATTCCAGACCTTTCACAG GCTCCCAGTAGCCTCCTCGAAGCTCTGGAGCAGCACTTGGCCTCTTTAGAGGGCAAGAAAGTCAAAGACTCCACCGCAGCCAGCAG GGCCAGCACTCTATCAAACGCAGTGTCATCGCTCGCCAGCACGGGGATGTCATTCACTAAAGTGGACGAGCGGGAGAAGCAGGCAGCTCTCGAAGAGGAACAGTCTCGACTCAAAGCTCTGAAG GAACAAAGGCTTAAAGAGCTCTCCAAGAGGCCGTCCTTTGCCACCACTGATACGTCGCCTATCTCCACCACTGGGGGCACaatcagcacagcagcagccatggaCCTCTTCTCTACACCCGGCTGCTCAAATGG AGCCGTGAAGATGGAGAGTGACCTGTTTGACCTGCAGTCGACCTTCCAGCCCTCCATGCAGTCCGCTTCAACAGGACATCCGGTGGCCACAGCATGGGCAG ATCCTTTCACCTCTGCTGAAGCTGGAGATGATTCCATGCCAAACCTCAACCCTTTCCTCTCAAAACTCGTTGTCGATGCCTCTCACTTGCCTGTCGTGTCTTCAGACGGTGTTAGCTTTTCCTCTATGACATCTGGTCATGAAATGTTTGGTG ATCGTTACAATCCCTTTACTGACACAAACTCAACCGTTTCAACCAATTACAAACGCACAGTGCGGATAGAAACCTCCGTCTCAG ACTCCTTCTGTGGTCCAGTGTCCATTGCCCAGCACCTCCCACACCAGGCTCCCTTCCCCTCTGAGCCCTCTACTGTAGCAGGTCTATTCAGAG GATATTCAACGccacagcagccagcagggggacTCCAAGTGGACTTTGAGTCAGTTTTTGGAGCCAAAGCCTCAGGCAGCAACAGTGTCATTTCTGATG ATATTACCGGGGGCATCCTGAAACCGACCCTGGCCGGTTCCAACCAGCTGTGCAGTCAGCAGCCAGATAGGCTGGTGTCAGACGACCTTGACTCCTCCCTGGCTAACCTTGTCGGCA ACCTTGGCATTGGAAACGGCTCAATGAAGAA TGACATCCACTGGAGCCagccaggagagaggaggatgaccGGTGGCAACAACTGGCAGCCAAAGGCGGCACCATCCATGACCTGGAACCCCGTCTCCATG CCACAGTCAGTCATGGCCTTCCCTGCCACCACACCCACAGGCATGATGGGATATGGCATG cctccGCAAATGGGCTCTATGGGCATGATGAATCCACCCACCATGATGTACAGCCAGCCTGTGATGAGGCCACCCAACCCCTTTGGCTCTGTGTCCAGTGCTCAGGTGGGTGCACGGCAGACTGACTACTGCACAGAGCCACTGCCCAGTGAA CCCTCCGCAGCCTCTAGTCCTTCCAGCCAGAGTCCTCTCCGAGCCCCTGGACAGGACCCGTTTGCACACCTCTCTCTCAAGGATTTCTTGTAG
- the picalmb gene encoding phosphatidylinositol binding clathrin assembly protein b isoform X2, with translation MSGQSITDRITAAQHSVTGSAVSKTVCKATTHEIMGPKKKHLDYLIHCTNEMNVNIPQLADSLFERTTNTSWVVVFKSLITTHHLMVYGNERFVQYLASRNTLFNLSNFLDKSGLQGYDMSTFIRRYSRYLNEKAVSYRQVAFDFTKVKRGVDGVMRMMNTEKLLKTIPIIQNQMDALLDFNVNANELTNGVINAAFMLLFKDSIRLFAAYNEGIINLLEKYFDMKKIQCKEGLDIYKKFLTRMTRISEFLKVAEQVGIDRGDIPDLSQAPSSLLEALEQHLASLEGKKVKDSTAASRASTLSNAVSSLASTGMSFTKVDEREKQAALEEEQSRLKALKEQRLKELSKRPSFATTDTSPISTTGGTISTAAAMDLFSTPGCSNGAVKMESDLFDLQSTFQPSMQSASTGHPVATAWADPFTSAEAGDDSMPNLNPFLSKLVVDASHLPVVSSDGVSFSSMTSGHEMFGDRYNPFTDTNSTVSTNYKRTVRIETSVSDSFCGPVSIAQHLPHQAPFPSEPSTVAGLFRGYSTPQQPAGGLQVDFESVFGAKASGSNSVISDDITGGILKPTLAGSNQLCSQQPDRLVSDDLDSSLANLVGNLGIGNGSMKNDIHWSQPGERRMTGGNNWQPKAAPSMTWNPVSMPQSVMAFPATTPTGMMGYGMPPQMGSMGMMNPPTMMYSQPVMRPPNPFGSVSSAQPSAASSPSSQSPLRAPGQDPFAHLSLKDFL, from the exons ATGTCGGGACAGAGCATTACGGACCGGATCACCGCAGCCCAGCACAGTGTAACGGGATCCGCGGTGTCGAAAACGGTGTGCAAGGCCACCACACACGAGATAATGGGGCCGAAAAAGAAGCATTTGGACT ACTTGATCCACTGCACCAACGAGATGAACGTGAACATTCCACAGCTGGCCGACTCGCTGTTTGAGCGGACCACCAACACCAGCTGGGTGGTCGTATTCAAGTCACTTATCACCACACACCACCTCATGGTCTATGGCAACGAG CGTTTCGTCCAGTACTTGGCTTCAAGGAATACACTTTTCAACCTCAGTAATTTTTTGGATAAAAGTGGGTTACAAG GCTATGACATGTCCACATTTATCAGGAGGTACAGTCGATACCTGAACGAGAAAGCTGTTTCATACAGACAGGTTGCCTTTGACTTCACAAAAGTAAAACGCGG AGTGGACGGTGTTATGAGGATGATGAATACAGAGAAGCTGCTCAAGACTATCCCAATAATTCAGAACCAGATGGATGCCCTCCTTGATTTCAAT GTTAACGCCAACGAGCTGACTAATGGAGTCATCAATGCAGCCTTCATGCTCCTCTTTAAAGACTCCATCCGGCTCTTTGCTGCTTACAATGAAGGCATCATCAACCTGCTTG AGAAATATTTTGACATGAAGAAGATTCAGTGTAAAGAAGGTTTGGACATTTACAAGAAGTTTCTCACCCGAATGACCCGGATATCAGAGTTCCTCAAAGTAGCAGAG CAGGTGGGCATTGATCGAGGTGACATTCCAGACCTTTCACAG GCTCCCAGTAGCCTCCTCGAAGCTCTGGAGCAGCACTTGGCCTCTTTAGAGGGCAAGAAAGTCAAAGACTCCACCGCAGCCAGCAG GGCCAGCACTCTATCAAACGCAGTGTCATCGCTCGCCAGCACGGGGATGTCATTCACTAAAGTGGACGAGCGGGAGAAGCAGGCAGCTCTCGAAGAGGAACAGTCTCGACTCAAAGCTCTGAAG GAACAAAGGCTTAAAGAGCTCTCCAAGAGGCCGTCCTTTGCCACCACTGATACGTCGCCTATCTCCACCACTGGGGGCACaatcagcacagcagcagccatggaCCTCTTCTCTACACCCGGCTGCTCAAATGG AGCCGTGAAGATGGAGAGTGACCTGTTTGACCTGCAGTCGACCTTCCAGCCCTCCATGCAGTCCGCTTCAACAGGACATCCGGTGGCCACAGCATGGGCAG ATCCTTTCACCTCTGCTGAAGCTGGAGATGATTCCATGCCAAACCTCAACCCTTTCCTCTCAAAACTCGTTGTCGATGCCTCTCACTTGCCTGTCGTGTCTTCAGACGGTGTTAGCTTTTCCTCTATGACATCTGGTCATGAAATGTTTGGTG ATCGTTACAATCCCTTTACTGACACAAACTCAACCGTTTCAACCAATTACAAACGCACAGTGCGGATAGAAACCTCCGTCTCAG ACTCCTTCTGTGGTCCAGTGTCCATTGCCCAGCACCTCCCACACCAGGCTCCCTTCCCCTCTGAGCCCTCTACTGTAGCAGGTCTATTCAGAG GATATTCAACGccacagcagccagcagggggacTCCAAGTGGACTTTGAGTCAGTTTTTGGAGCCAAAGCCTCAGGCAGCAACAGTGTCATTTCTGATG ATATTACCGGGGGCATCCTGAAACCGACCCTGGCCGGTTCCAACCAGCTGTGCAGTCAGCAGCCAGATAGGCTGGTGTCAGACGACCTTGACTCCTCCCTGGCTAACCTTGTCGGCA ACCTTGGCATTGGAAACGGCTCAATGAAGAA TGACATCCACTGGAGCCagccaggagagaggaggatgaccGGTGGCAACAACTGGCAGCCAAAGGCGGCACCATCCATGACCTGGAACCCCGTCTCCATG CCACAGTCAGTCATGGCCTTCCCTGCCACCACACCCACAGGCATGATGGGATATGGCATG cctccGCAAATGGGCTCTATGGGCATGATGAATCCACCCACCATGATGTACAGCCAGCCTGTGATGAGGCCACCCAACCCCTTTGGCTCTGTGTCCAGTGCTCAG CCCTCCGCAGCCTCTAGTCCTTCCAGCCAGAGTCCTCTCCGAGCCCCTGGACAGGACCCGTTTGCACACCTCTCTCTCAAGGATTTCTTGTAG
- the picalmb gene encoding phosphatidylinositol binding clathrin assembly protein b isoform X4, giving the protein MSGQSITDRITAAQHSVTGSAVSKTVCKATTHEIMGPKKKHLDYLIHCTNEMNVNIPQLADSLFERTTNTSWVVVFKSLITTHHLMVYGNERFVQYLASRNTLFNLSNFLDKSGLQGYDMSTFIRRYSRYLNEKAVSYRQVAFDFTKVKRGVDGVMRMMNTEKLLKTIPIIQNQMDALLDFNVNANELTNGVINAAFMLLFKDSIRLFAAYNEGIINLLEKYFDMKKIQCKEGLDIYKKFLTRMTRISEFLKVAEQVGIDRGDIPDLSQAPSSLLEALEQHLASLEGKKVKDSTAASRASTLSNAVSSLASTGMSFTKVDEREKQAALEEEQSRLKALKEQRLKELSKRPSFATTDTSPISTTGGTISTAAAMDLFSTPGCSNGAVKMESDLFDLQSTFQPSMQSASTGHPVATAWADPFTSAEAGDDSMPNLNPFLSKLVVDASHLPVVSSDGVSFSSMTSGHEMFGDSFCGPVSIAQHLPHQAPFPSEPSTVAGLFRGYSTPQQPAGGLQVDFESVFGAKASGSNSVISDDITGGILKPTLAGSNQLCSQQPDRLVSDDLDSSLANLVGNLGIGNGSMKNDIHWSQPGERRMTGGNNWQPKAAPSMTWNPVSMPQSVMAFPATTPTGMMGYGMPPQMGSMGMMNPPTMMYSQPVMRPPNPFGSVSSAQVGARQTDYCTEPLPSEPSAASSPSSQSPLRAPGQDPFAHLSLKDFL; this is encoded by the exons ATGTCGGGACAGAGCATTACGGACCGGATCACCGCAGCCCAGCACAGTGTAACGGGATCCGCGGTGTCGAAAACGGTGTGCAAGGCCACCACACACGAGATAATGGGGCCGAAAAAGAAGCATTTGGACT ACTTGATCCACTGCACCAACGAGATGAACGTGAACATTCCACAGCTGGCCGACTCGCTGTTTGAGCGGACCACCAACACCAGCTGGGTGGTCGTATTCAAGTCACTTATCACCACACACCACCTCATGGTCTATGGCAACGAG CGTTTCGTCCAGTACTTGGCTTCAAGGAATACACTTTTCAACCTCAGTAATTTTTTGGATAAAAGTGGGTTACAAG GCTATGACATGTCCACATTTATCAGGAGGTACAGTCGATACCTGAACGAGAAAGCTGTTTCATACAGACAGGTTGCCTTTGACTTCACAAAAGTAAAACGCGG AGTGGACGGTGTTATGAGGATGATGAATACAGAGAAGCTGCTCAAGACTATCCCAATAATTCAGAACCAGATGGATGCCCTCCTTGATTTCAAT GTTAACGCCAACGAGCTGACTAATGGAGTCATCAATGCAGCCTTCATGCTCCTCTTTAAAGACTCCATCCGGCTCTTTGCTGCTTACAATGAAGGCATCATCAACCTGCTTG AGAAATATTTTGACATGAAGAAGATTCAGTGTAAAGAAGGTTTGGACATTTACAAGAAGTTTCTCACCCGAATGACCCGGATATCAGAGTTCCTCAAAGTAGCAGAG CAGGTGGGCATTGATCGAGGTGACATTCCAGACCTTTCACAG GCTCCCAGTAGCCTCCTCGAAGCTCTGGAGCAGCACTTGGCCTCTTTAGAGGGCAAGAAAGTCAAAGACTCCACCGCAGCCAGCAG GGCCAGCACTCTATCAAACGCAGTGTCATCGCTCGCCAGCACGGGGATGTCATTCACTAAAGTGGACGAGCGGGAGAAGCAGGCAGCTCTCGAAGAGGAACAGTCTCGACTCAAAGCTCTGAAG GAACAAAGGCTTAAAGAGCTCTCCAAGAGGCCGTCCTTTGCCACCACTGATACGTCGCCTATCTCCACCACTGGGGGCACaatcagcacagcagcagccatggaCCTCTTCTCTACACCCGGCTGCTCAAATGG AGCCGTGAAGATGGAGAGTGACCTGTTTGACCTGCAGTCGACCTTCCAGCCCTCCATGCAGTCCGCTTCAACAGGACATCCGGTGGCCACAGCATGGGCAG ATCCTTTCACCTCTGCTGAAGCTGGAGATGATTCCATGCCAAACCTCAACCCTTTCCTCTCAAAACTCGTTGTCGATGCCTCTCACTTGCCTGTCGTGTCTTCAGACGGTGTTAGCTTTTCCTCTATGACATCTGGTCATGAAATGTTTGGTG ACTCCTTCTGTGGTCCAGTGTCCATTGCCCAGCACCTCCCACACCAGGCTCCCTTCCCCTCTGAGCCCTCTACTGTAGCAGGTCTATTCAGAG GATATTCAACGccacagcagccagcagggggacTCCAAGTGGACTTTGAGTCAGTTTTTGGAGCCAAAGCCTCAGGCAGCAACAGTGTCATTTCTGATG ATATTACCGGGGGCATCCTGAAACCGACCCTGGCCGGTTCCAACCAGCTGTGCAGTCAGCAGCCAGATAGGCTGGTGTCAGACGACCTTGACTCCTCCCTGGCTAACCTTGTCGGCA ACCTTGGCATTGGAAACGGCTCAATGAAGAA TGACATCCACTGGAGCCagccaggagagaggaggatgaccGGTGGCAACAACTGGCAGCCAAAGGCGGCACCATCCATGACCTGGAACCCCGTCTCCATG CCACAGTCAGTCATGGCCTTCCCTGCCACCACACCCACAGGCATGATGGGATATGGCATG cctccGCAAATGGGCTCTATGGGCATGATGAATCCACCCACCATGATGTACAGCCAGCCTGTGATGAGGCCACCCAACCCCTTTGGCTCTGTGTCCAGTGCTCAGGTGGGTGCACGGCAGACTGACTACTGCACAGAGCCACTGCCCAGTGAA CCCTCCGCAGCCTCTAGTCCTTCCAGCCAGAGTCCTCTCCGAGCCCCTGGACAGGACCCGTTTGCACACCTCTCTCTCAAGGATTTCTTGTAG
- the picalmb gene encoding phosphatidylinositol binding clathrin assembly protein b isoform X6 gives MSGQSITDRITAAQHSVTGSAVSKTVCKATTHEIMGPKKKHLDYLIHCTNEMNVNIPQLADSLFERTTNTSWVVVFKSLITTHHLMVYGNERFVQYLASRNTLFNLSNFLDKSGLQGYDMSTFIRRYSRYLNEKAVSYRQVAFDFTKVKRGVDGVMRMMNTEKLLKTIPIIQNQMDALLDFNVNANELTNGVINAAFMLLFKDSIRLFAAYNEGIINLLEKYFDMKKIQCKEGLDIYKKFLTRMTRISEFLKVAEQVGIDRGDIPDLSQAPSSLLEALEQHLASLEGKKVKDSTAASRASTLSNAVSSLASTGMSFTKVDEREKQAALEEEQSRLKALKEQRLKELSKRPSFATTDTSPISTTGGTISTAAAMDLFSTPGCSNGAVKMESDLFDLQSTFQPSMQSASTGHPVATAWADPFTSAEAGDDSMPNLNPFLSKLVVDASHLPVVSSDGVSFSSMTSGHEMFGDRYNPFTDTNSTVSTNYKRTVRIETSVSDSFCGPVSIAQHLPHQAPFPSEPSTVAGLFRGYSTPQQPAGGLQVDFESVFGAKASGSNSVISDDITGGILKPTLAGSNQLCSQQPDRLVSDDLDSSLANLVGNLGIGNGSMKNDIHWSQPGERRMTGGNNWQPKAAPSMTWNPVSMPQSVMAFPATTPTGMMGYGMPPQMGSMGMMNPPTMMYSQPVMRPPNPFGSVSSAQMQFM, from the exons ATGTCGGGACAGAGCATTACGGACCGGATCACCGCAGCCCAGCACAGTGTAACGGGATCCGCGGTGTCGAAAACGGTGTGCAAGGCCACCACACACGAGATAATGGGGCCGAAAAAGAAGCATTTGGACT ACTTGATCCACTGCACCAACGAGATGAACGTGAACATTCCACAGCTGGCCGACTCGCTGTTTGAGCGGACCACCAACACCAGCTGGGTGGTCGTATTCAAGTCACTTATCACCACACACCACCTCATGGTCTATGGCAACGAG CGTTTCGTCCAGTACTTGGCTTCAAGGAATACACTTTTCAACCTCAGTAATTTTTTGGATAAAAGTGGGTTACAAG GCTATGACATGTCCACATTTATCAGGAGGTACAGTCGATACCTGAACGAGAAAGCTGTTTCATACAGACAGGTTGCCTTTGACTTCACAAAAGTAAAACGCGG AGTGGACGGTGTTATGAGGATGATGAATACAGAGAAGCTGCTCAAGACTATCCCAATAATTCAGAACCAGATGGATGCCCTCCTTGATTTCAAT GTTAACGCCAACGAGCTGACTAATGGAGTCATCAATGCAGCCTTCATGCTCCTCTTTAAAGACTCCATCCGGCTCTTTGCTGCTTACAATGAAGGCATCATCAACCTGCTTG AGAAATATTTTGACATGAAGAAGATTCAGTGTAAAGAAGGTTTGGACATTTACAAGAAGTTTCTCACCCGAATGACCCGGATATCAGAGTTCCTCAAAGTAGCAGAG CAGGTGGGCATTGATCGAGGTGACATTCCAGACCTTTCACAG GCTCCCAGTAGCCTCCTCGAAGCTCTGGAGCAGCACTTGGCCTCTTTAGAGGGCAAGAAAGTCAAAGACTCCACCGCAGCCAGCAG GGCCAGCACTCTATCAAACGCAGTGTCATCGCTCGCCAGCACGGGGATGTCATTCACTAAAGTGGACGAGCGGGAGAAGCAGGCAGCTCTCGAAGAGGAACAGTCTCGACTCAAAGCTCTGAAG GAACAAAGGCTTAAAGAGCTCTCCAAGAGGCCGTCCTTTGCCACCACTGATACGTCGCCTATCTCCACCACTGGGGGCACaatcagcacagcagcagccatggaCCTCTTCTCTACACCCGGCTGCTCAAATGG AGCCGTGAAGATGGAGAGTGACCTGTTTGACCTGCAGTCGACCTTCCAGCCCTCCATGCAGTCCGCTTCAACAGGACATCCGGTGGCCACAGCATGGGCAG ATCCTTTCACCTCTGCTGAAGCTGGAGATGATTCCATGCCAAACCTCAACCCTTTCCTCTCAAAACTCGTTGTCGATGCCTCTCACTTGCCTGTCGTGTCTTCAGACGGTGTTAGCTTTTCCTCTATGACATCTGGTCATGAAATGTTTGGTG ATCGTTACAATCCCTTTACTGACACAAACTCAACCGTTTCAACCAATTACAAACGCACAGTGCGGATAGAAACCTCCGTCTCAG ACTCCTTCTGTGGTCCAGTGTCCATTGCCCAGCACCTCCCACACCAGGCTCCCTTCCCCTCTGAGCCCTCTACTGTAGCAGGTCTATTCAGAG GATATTCAACGccacagcagccagcagggggacTCCAAGTGGACTTTGAGTCAGTTTTTGGAGCCAAAGCCTCAGGCAGCAACAGTGTCATTTCTGATG ATATTACCGGGGGCATCCTGAAACCGACCCTGGCCGGTTCCAACCAGCTGTGCAGTCAGCAGCCAGATAGGCTGGTGTCAGACGACCTTGACTCCTCCCTGGCTAACCTTGTCGGCA ACCTTGGCATTGGAAACGGCTCAATGAAGAA TGACATCCACTGGAGCCagccaggagagaggaggatgaccGGTGGCAACAACTGGCAGCCAAAGGCGGCACCATCCATGACCTGGAACCCCGTCTCCATG CCACAGTCAGTCATGGCCTTCCCTGCCACCACACCCACAGGCATGATGGGATATGGCATG cctccGCAAATGGGCTCTATGGGCATGATGAATCCACCCACCATGATGTACAGCCAGCCTGTGATGAGGCCACCCAACCCCTTTGGCTCTGTGTCCAGTGCTCAG ATGCAGTTCATGTAA
- the picalmb gene encoding phosphatidylinositol binding clathrin assembly protein b isoform X5, protein MSGQSITDRITAAQHSVTGSAVSKTVCKATTHEIMGPKKKHLDYLIHCTNEMNVNIPQLADSLFERTTNTSWVVVFKSLITTHHLMVYGNERFVQYLASRNTLFNLSNFLDKSGLQGYDMSTFIRRYSRYLNEKAVSYRQVAFDFTKVKRGVDGVMRMMNTEKLLKTIPIIQNQMDALLDFNVNANELTNGVINAAFMLLFKDSIRLFAAYNEGIINLLEKYFDMKKIQCKEGLDIYKKFLTRMTRISEFLKVAEQVGIDRGDIPDLSQAPSSLLEALEQHLASLEGKKVKDSTAASRASTLSNAVSSLASTGMSFTKVDEREKQAALEEEQSRLKALKEQRLKELSKRPSFATTDTSPISTTGGTISTAAAMDLFSTPGCSNGAVKMESDLFDLQSTFQPSMQSASTGHPVATAWADPFTSAEAGDDSMPNLNPFLSKLVVDASHLPVVSSDGVSFSSMTSGHEMFGDRYNPFTDTNSTVSTNYKRTVRIETSVSGYSTPQQPAGGLQVDFESVFGAKASGSNSVISDDITGGILKPTLAGSNQLCSQQPDRLVSDDLDSSLANLVGNLGIGNGSMKNDIHWSQPGERRMTGGNNWQPKAAPSMTWNPVSMPQSVMAFPATTPTGMMGYGMPPQMGSMGMMNPPTMMYSQPVMRPPNPFGSVSSAQVGARQTDYCTEPLPSEPSAASSPSSQSPLRAPGQDPFAHLSLKDFL, encoded by the exons ATGTCGGGACAGAGCATTACGGACCGGATCACCGCAGCCCAGCACAGTGTAACGGGATCCGCGGTGTCGAAAACGGTGTGCAAGGCCACCACACACGAGATAATGGGGCCGAAAAAGAAGCATTTGGACT ACTTGATCCACTGCACCAACGAGATGAACGTGAACATTCCACAGCTGGCCGACTCGCTGTTTGAGCGGACCACCAACACCAGCTGGGTGGTCGTATTCAAGTCACTTATCACCACACACCACCTCATGGTCTATGGCAACGAG CGTTTCGTCCAGTACTTGGCTTCAAGGAATACACTTTTCAACCTCAGTAATTTTTTGGATAAAAGTGGGTTACAAG GCTATGACATGTCCACATTTATCAGGAGGTACAGTCGATACCTGAACGAGAAAGCTGTTTCATACAGACAGGTTGCCTTTGACTTCACAAAAGTAAAACGCGG AGTGGACGGTGTTATGAGGATGATGAATACAGAGAAGCTGCTCAAGACTATCCCAATAATTCAGAACCAGATGGATGCCCTCCTTGATTTCAAT GTTAACGCCAACGAGCTGACTAATGGAGTCATCAATGCAGCCTTCATGCTCCTCTTTAAAGACTCCATCCGGCTCTTTGCTGCTTACAATGAAGGCATCATCAACCTGCTTG AGAAATATTTTGACATGAAGAAGATTCAGTGTAAAGAAGGTTTGGACATTTACAAGAAGTTTCTCACCCGAATGACCCGGATATCAGAGTTCCTCAAAGTAGCAGAG CAGGTGGGCATTGATCGAGGTGACATTCCAGACCTTTCACAG GCTCCCAGTAGCCTCCTCGAAGCTCTGGAGCAGCACTTGGCCTCTTTAGAGGGCAAGAAAGTCAAAGACTCCACCGCAGCCAGCAG GGCCAGCACTCTATCAAACGCAGTGTCATCGCTCGCCAGCACGGGGATGTCATTCACTAAAGTGGACGAGCGGGAGAAGCAGGCAGCTCTCGAAGAGGAACAGTCTCGACTCAAAGCTCTGAAG GAACAAAGGCTTAAAGAGCTCTCCAAGAGGCCGTCCTTTGCCACCACTGATACGTCGCCTATCTCCACCACTGGGGGCACaatcagcacagcagcagccatggaCCTCTTCTCTACACCCGGCTGCTCAAATGG AGCCGTGAAGATGGAGAGTGACCTGTTTGACCTGCAGTCGACCTTCCAGCCCTCCATGCAGTCCGCTTCAACAGGACATCCGGTGGCCACAGCATGGGCAG ATCCTTTCACCTCTGCTGAAGCTGGAGATGATTCCATGCCAAACCTCAACCCTTTCCTCTCAAAACTCGTTGTCGATGCCTCTCACTTGCCTGTCGTGTCTTCAGACGGTGTTAGCTTTTCCTCTATGACATCTGGTCATGAAATGTTTGGTG ATCGTTACAATCCCTTTACTGACACAAACTCAACCGTTTCAACCAATTACAAACGCACAGTGCGGATAGAAACCTCCGTCTCAG GATATTCAACGccacagcagccagcagggggacTCCAAGTGGACTTTGAGTCAGTTTTTGGAGCCAAAGCCTCAGGCAGCAACAGTGTCATTTCTGATG ATATTACCGGGGGCATCCTGAAACCGACCCTGGCCGGTTCCAACCAGCTGTGCAGTCAGCAGCCAGATAGGCTGGTGTCAGACGACCTTGACTCCTCCCTGGCTAACCTTGTCGGCA ACCTTGGCATTGGAAACGGCTCAATGAAGAA TGACATCCACTGGAGCCagccaggagagaggaggatgaccGGTGGCAACAACTGGCAGCCAAAGGCGGCACCATCCATGACCTGGAACCCCGTCTCCATG CCACAGTCAGTCATGGCCTTCCCTGCCACCACACCCACAGGCATGATGGGATATGGCATG cctccGCAAATGGGCTCTATGGGCATGATGAATCCACCCACCATGATGTACAGCCAGCCTGTGATGAGGCCACCCAACCCCTTTGGCTCTGTGTCCAGTGCTCAGGTGGGTGCACGGCAGACTGACTACTGCACAGAGCCACTGCCCAGTGAA CCCTCCGCAGCCTCTAGTCCTTCCAGCCAGAGTCCTCTCCGAGCCCCTGGACAGGACCCGTTTGCACACCTCTCTCTCAAGGATTTCTTGTAG